One Pseudomonas entomophila genomic window carries:
- a CDS encoding cyclase family protein, translating into MHYVKPLLLTLALATTAQATLAADWQTSPYGKNDEIGAANLLTSEVVKQAVSLVKTGKTYPLAVPVSKDLPAFRHRSFHLYNIQPGEQAGQTLGKNKFSFNDELVNGWTGVGTQLNGIGHIGIDNVYYNGNKAADFVTVEGVTKLGVEKVPPMVTRGVVLDMTAYYGKAIVPGGTSFTVNDIKAVLKRQGITLRKGDVVLFNTGWLELIGKDNQQFLATEPGIDLPAAEWLADQGIVAFGGDTWASEVYPNPTGEEFPVNQFMLAKRGIYNLELIDTRALVRDKAFEFLFVLGQPLYKGSTQVNINPVAIH; encoded by the coding sequence TTGCACTACGTCAAACCCCTGCTGCTCACCCTCGCCCTGGCCACCACCGCCCAAGCGACCCTGGCCGCCGACTGGCAAACCTCCCCCTACGGCAAAAACGACGAAATCGGCGCCGCCAACCTCCTCACCTCCGAAGTGGTCAAGCAAGCCGTCTCCCTGGTCAAAACCGGCAAGACCTACCCCCTCGCCGTCCCCGTCAGCAAGGACCTGCCTGCCTTCCGCCACCGCAGCTTCCACCTCTACAACATCCAGCCCGGCGAACAGGCCGGCCAAACCCTGGGCAAGAACAAGTTCAGCTTCAACGATGAACTGGTCAACGGCTGGACCGGCGTCGGTACCCAGCTCAACGGCATCGGCCACATCGGCATCGACAACGTCTACTACAACGGCAACAAGGCCGCCGACTTCGTCACCGTCGAAGGGGTGACCAAGCTTGGTGTGGAAAAAGTGCCACCAATGGTCACCCGCGGCGTGGTGCTGGACATGACCGCCTACTATGGCAAGGCCATCGTGCCTGGCGGTACGTCGTTCACCGTCAACGACATCAAGGCGGTGCTGAAGCGGCAAGGCATCACCCTGCGCAAGGGCGACGTGGTGCTGTTCAACACCGGCTGGCTGGAGCTGATCGGCAAGGACAACCAGCAGTTCCTCGCCACCGAGCCGGGCATCGACCTGCCGGCGGCCGAGTGGCTGGCCGACCAGGGCATCGTCGCCTTTGGCGGTGATACCTGGGCCTCGGAGGTGTACCCGAACCCCACCGGCGAGGAGTTCCCGGTCAACCAGTTCATGCTGGCCAAGCGCGGCATCTATAACCTGGAGCTGATCGACACCCGCGCGCTGGTGCGTGACAAGGCCTTCGAGTTCCTGTTCGTACTGGGGCAGCCGCTGTACAAGGGGTCGACCCAGGTCAACATCAACCCGGTGGCGATCCACTGA
- a CDS encoding glutathione S-transferase yields the protein MKLIGMLDSPYVRRVAISLDLLGVRFEHDPLSVFSTFEAFSRINPVVKAPTLVLDDGSVLMDSTLIIDYFESLSDPASTLLPQQPQALAAAFSTLGLALAACEKAVQIVYEHRVRPAEKLHLPWVERVTGQLLAACTELNKHWAARQSRDERPDQAALTTAVVWSFMQLMLPEVVKADDFPALKAHAARLEATDLFKRYPIT from the coding sequence ATGAAACTTATTGGCATGCTGGATTCGCCTTATGTGCGTCGAGTGGCGATTTCCCTGGATCTGCTGGGCGTCAGGTTCGAGCACGATCCGTTGTCGGTATTCAGCACGTTCGAAGCGTTCTCCCGGATCAATCCGGTGGTCAAGGCGCCAACCCTGGTGCTCGACGATGGCTCGGTGCTCATGGACTCGACGCTGATCATCGACTATTTCGAGTCTCTCAGCGACCCCGCCAGCACACTGTTGCCGCAGCAGCCGCAAGCGTTGGCCGCTGCCTTCAGCACGTTGGGGCTTGCGCTGGCGGCATGCGAAAAGGCCGTGCAGATCGTCTATGAGCACAGAGTACGTCCGGCGGAAAAGCTTCACCTGCCGTGGGTCGAGCGCGTCACCGGGCAATTGCTGGCGGCCTGCACCGAATTGAACAAGCACTGGGCTGCACGACAATCGCGAGACGAACGTCCAGACCAGGCTGCGCTCACGACTGCCGTGGTCTGGTCGTTCATGCAACTGATGTTGCCAGAGGTGGTCAAGGCCGACGACTTCCCGGCCCTCAAGGCCCATGCGGCGCGGCTGGAAGCGACTGACCTGTTCAAGCGTTATCCGATCACCTGA
- a CDS encoding DsbA family protein produces MSKTLVYLFDPLCGWCYGAGGPLPQVLASTGVHLHLIPTGLFAGDGARAMDDGFAAYAWSNDQRIARLTGQVFSERYRDQVLADRNQAFDSGPFTLALSAVSLTAPEREFEALKAIQAARYVDGLDVTQLDTLVQVLGKLGLNAAAERIAHPDDALLQFNRDRVTEGRAMMRKFSAQGVPTFVLLQENAAPRLLHAGAIFSDTEAFVRELNE; encoded by the coding sequence ATGAGCAAGACCCTTGTCTACCTCTTCGACCCGCTGTGCGGATGGTGCTATGGCGCCGGTGGGCCTTTGCCGCAGGTCCTGGCGTCCACAGGTGTCCACTTGCACTTGATCCCGACGGGCTTGTTCGCAGGCGACGGCGCCCGCGCCATGGACGATGGCTTCGCGGCGTATGCCTGGAGCAACGATCAACGTATTGCACGCTTGACCGGGCAAGTGTTCAGCGAACGCTATCGCGATCAGGTGCTCGCTGACCGGAACCAGGCGTTTGATAGCGGCCCCTTTACCCTGGCACTTTCCGCCGTGAGCCTGACCGCACCCGAGCGCGAGTTCGAAGCGCTCAAGGCGATCCAGGCGGCGCGTTATGTCGACGGCCTGGATGTGACCCAACTGGACACTTTGGTACAGGTGCTGGGTAAGCTCGGCCTGAATGCCGCCGCCGAGCGTATCGCCCATCCGGACGATGCCCTGCTCCAGTTCAACCGGGATCGTGTCACCGAGGGGCGCGCCATGATGCGCAAGTTTTCCGCCCAAGGCGTTCCGACATTCGTCCTGCTGCAGGAAAACGCTGCCCCACGCTTGCTGCACGCCGGCGCTATTTTTTCCGATACAGAGGCGTTCGTCCGCGAACTGAACGAATAA
- a CDS encoding LysR family transcriptional regulator, whose protein sequence is MTGTSNLNRLAYFTAVVETGSFTAAAERLGITKAVVSQQVARLEQEFRTTLLVRSTRRVRTTEAGQVFYYRCAAILKEAEEAFEELSESASEPTGTLRLTAPFDYGIGVVVPAITEFSQRYPQCKVEAHFSDQTLDLGSHDLDLSIRVGWITEQHLQARRIGHFEQRLVAGPQWRTQVDALQSPEDLAELPLVANTALREPTRWAFSRGESERVVEMKSSVALNATLAVREATLQGAGLSVLPDYVAAPDLEAGRLIEVLPGWALPRGEIHVVFPTARFRPVKVRVFTELLASRTLQT, encoded by the coding sequence ATGACGGGCACTTCCAACCTCAATCGGCTTGCCTACTTTACGGCAGTCGTGGAGACCGGCTCATTTACCGCAGCCGCCGAGCGACTCGGTATCACCAAGGCGGTGGTCAGCCAGCAGGTTGCACGTTTGGAGCAAGAGTTTCGCACCACGCTGCTGGTGCGCAGCACACGGCGGGTACGCACCACCGAGGCGGGGCAGGTGTTCTACTACCGCTGTGCAGCGATCCTCAAGGAGGCCGAAGAAGCCTTTGAGGAGCTGTCGGAATCGGCCAGCGAACCAACGGGAACACTACGCCTGACCGCACCCTTCGATTACGGCATCGGTGTCGTGGTCCCGGCGATAACCGAGTTCTCCCAGCGTTATCCACAATGCAAGGTCGAGGCGCATTTCAGCGACCAGACACTGGATCTGGGGAGTCACGACCTGGACCTTTCCATTCGTGTGGGGTGGATTACCGAGCAACATCTGCAAGCGCGTCGGATCGGCCATTTCGAGCAGCGGCTGGTGGCCGGGCCCCAGTGGCGAACGCAGGTGGATGCGCTGCAGAGCCCCGAAGATCTGGCTGAGCTGCCGCTGGTGGCGAACACGGCGCTGCGGGAACCAACCAGATGGGCGTTTTCCAGAGGTGAATCAGAGCGGGTGGTTGAGATGAAATCCAGCGTGGCGCTCAATGCGACCTTGGCGGTGCGCGAGGCGACCCTTCAGGGGGCTGGGTTGTCTGTGCTGCCGGACTATGTGGCGGCGCCTGATCTGGAAGCGGGTCGGTTGATCGAGGTGTTACCGGGATGGGCGTTGCCGCGTGGGGAAATTCATGTGGTATTTCCAACGGCGCGCTTTCGGCCGGTCAAGGTAAGGGTGTTTACCGAGTTGTTGGCCAGTAGAACCCTCCAGACATGA
- a CDS encoding chalcone isomerase family protein has product MTLLARLACLCLLLTTPPAVVADWRAALPAVHPLGGGDFTWFGLRLYTARLWTEGPRHDWNQPFALQLTYHRALSRDTLVQASLQEMRRLGAGRVTPQQLEAWAKVMQEAFADVRPGMRITGVYLPQQGCRFYVDDKPSHDIADPVFAQAFFAIWLDPRARAPQLRLQLLGLADKHRGGT; this is encoded by the coding sequence ATGACACTCCTTGCTCGCTTGGCCTGCCTCTGTCTGCTGCTGACGACGCCACCAGCGGTCGTTGCGGACTGGCGTGCGGCGCTGCCAGCGGTCCACCCGCTGGGTGGTGGCGACTTCACCTGGTTCGGCCTGCGCTTGTATACCGCACGCTTGTGGACCGAAGGCCCGCGTCATGACTGGAACCAGCCTTTCGCCCTGCAGCTGACCTACCACCGCGCCTTGTCCCGTGACACGCTGGTGCAAGCAAGCCTCCAGGAGATGCGTCGCCTGGGTGCCGGCCGCGTGACGCCGCAACAGCTCGAAGCCTGGGCCAAGGTAATGCAGGAGGCGTTCGCGGATGTGCGCCCCGGCATGCGCATCACGGGGGTCTACCTGCCGCAGCAGGGCTGTCGCTTCTACGTCGATGACAAACCCAGCCACGACATTGCCGACCCGGTTTTTGCCCAGGCGTTCTTTGCCATCTGGCTGGACCCACGGGCCCGGGCCCCCCAGTTGCGCCTGCAACTGCTCGGCCTGGCCGACAAGCACCGAGGAGGCACATGA
- a CDS encoding DUF3833 domain-containing protein: MYRALLLAACLVLGSCGNVDVGRYAAEQPRFDLAAFFSRPVQAWGMFQKRSGEVVKRFHVRIDSRREGERLILDEHFLYSDGTRQQRTWTLVPDGPGHWRGTAGDVIGEARGELAGNALRWRYQLDLPVNGRHWQVDLDDWMYLMDDDTLINRSKMSKLGVEVGQITLFFRRLPEGAP, from the coding sequence ATGTACAGAGCGCTGTTGCTGGCGGCCTGCCTGGTTCTGGGCAGTTGTGGCAATGTCGACGTCGGGCGCTACGCCGCAGAGCAACCCCGTTTCGACCTCGCGGCCTTCTTCTCGCGCCCGGTGCAGGCCTGGGGCATGTTCCAGAAGCGTTCCGGAGAAGTGGTAAAGCGCTTCCACGTGCGCATCGACAGCCGTCGGGAGGGCGAGCGGCTGATCCTCGACGAGCATTTTCTCTACAGCGATGGCACACGGCAGCAACGTACCTGGACGCTGGTGCCGGACGGTCCCGGCCACTGGCGCGGCACCGCCGGGGACGTGATCGGCGAGGCACGCGGTGAACTGGCCGGAAATGCGCTGCGCTGGCGCTATCAATTGGATCTGCCCGTAAACGGGCGGCACTGGCAGGTAGATCTGGACGACTGGATGTATCTGATGGATGACGACACCCTGATCAACCGCTCGAAGATGAGCAAGCTGGGTGTTGAGGTCGGGCAGATCACCCTGTTCTTCCGTCGGTTGCCGGAGGGGGCGCCATGA
- a CDS encoding DUF2256 domain-containing protein: MSRNTPVERSKICTVCGRPFTWRKRWARCWEEVKYCSQRCRRAAPRRRSKGRGQGCRLRCAWCSLSFAIA, encoded by the coding sequence ATGAGCCGGAACACACCTGTCGAGCGGAGCAAGATCTGCACGGTATGTGGCCGGCCGTTCACTTGGCGCAAGCGTTGGGCGCGGTGCTGGGAGGAGGTGAAGTACTGTTCACAGCGCTGTCGCCGCGCGGCGCCACGGCGCAGGAGCAAGGGCAGGGGGCAAGGCTGTCGATTGCGGTGTGCCTGGTGCAGCTTGTCATTTGCAATCGCTTAG
- a CDS encoding aminotransferase class V-fold PLP-dependent enzyme, translating into MSKIYPGIDPEGLVEYSVVYTDRSLNHMSQSFQGVMKNISTTLKQVYNAQAVAVVPGSGTFGMEAVARQFATGQQCMVIRNGWFSYRWSQILEMGNIPAATTVLNARPVETGRQAAYAPPPLDEVLAAIESQKPQIVFAPHVETSSGIILPDDYLRAVGDAVHAVGGLFVLDCIASGAIWVDMHKCAVDLLISAPQKGWSASPCCALVMLSALALERIESTQSTSFACDLKKWLQIMQAYEQGGHAYHATMPSDALARFNEVMKETQAYGFDKVRDEQQALGDRVRAMMTRKGIKSVAAAGFQAPGVVVSYTDDADIKSGKKFASHGLQIAAGVPLQCDEPADFQTFRIGLFGLEKLHNIERTVSTLEQALDEVMVN; encoded by the coding sequence ATGTCGAAGATATATCCCGGTATCGATCCCGAAGGGTTGGTCGAGTATTCGGTGGTCTACACGGACCGCTCGCTCAACCATATGTCGCAGTCGTTTCAAGGTGTGATGAAGAACATTTCAACCACCCTGAAACAGGTCTACAACGCCCAGGCTGTCGCGGTGGTCCCAGGTAGTGGCACATTCGGCATGGAAGCGGTAGCTCGGCAGTTTGCCACCGGCCAGCAATGCATGGTGATACGCAACGGCTGGTTCAGTTATCGCTGGAGCCAAATCCTTGAAATGGGCAACATCCCGGCGGCCACAACGGTGCTGAACGCCCGGCCGGTTGAAACGGGGCGCCAGGCTGCCTACGCCCCACCTCCTCTGGACGAAGTGTTGGCCGCCATTGAGTCGCAGAAACCGCAGATTGTCTTCGCCCCCCACGTTGAAACGTCATCAGGGATCATCCTGCCCGATGACTACCTGCGGGCCGTGGGCGACGCCGTGCATGCGGTGGGTGGTCTGTTCGTGCTTGACTGCATCGCCTCCGGCGCGATTTGGGTGGATATGCACAAATGTGCAGTCGACCTGCTGATCAGCGCACCACAGAAAGGCTGGAGCGCCTCACCTTGCTGCGCCCTGGTGATGCTCAGCGCGTTGGCCCTCGAGCGCATCGAATCGACGCAAAGCACCAGTTTCGCCTGCGACTTGAAGAAGTGGCTTCAGATCATGCAGGCCTATGAGCAGGGCGGCCACGCCTACCATGCGACCATGCCCAGCGATGCCCTCGCGCGGTTCAACGAAGTGATGAAAGAGACGCAAGCCTACGGTTTCGACAAGGTCCGCGACGAACAACAGGCCCTGGGTGATCGGGTGCGTGCAATGATGACCCGTAAAGGTATCAAGAGCGTGGCCGCAGCAGGCTTTCAGGCCCCTGGCGTGGTGGTGAGCTACACCGATGATGCCGATATCAAGAGTGGCAAGAAGTTTGCCAGCCACGGCCTGCAGATTGCCGCCGGCGTGCCGTTGCAATGCGACGAGCCGGCCGACTTCCAGACCTTCCGCATCGGCCTGTTCGGGCTCGAGAAGTTGCACAATATCGAGCGCACGGTCAGCACCCTCGAGCAGGCACTGGACGAAGTGATGGTTAACTAA
- a CDS encoding YdeI/OmpD-associated family protein yields MTTDDARSRFEAKLLRPAKPGDDRPWAFAVLPRDASERLPRRGRTTVEGTINGHPFRATLEPDGQLSHWLKVGRDLLDAAGVAVGDIVTLELIPVKKEPEPDIPADFQEALATMPEAQKVWNTTTTLARVDWIHWITSAKQLRTREKRIGDACDMLATGKKQVCCFDTSGYYSKAFRAPEAEN; encoded by the coding sequence ATGACAACAGACGATGCGAGGTCTCGATTCGAAGCCAAGCTTCTTCGTCCGGCCAAGCCCGGTGATGACAGGCCGTGGGCGTTCGCAGTGCTTCCAAGGGACGCGAGTGAGCGGCTTCCGAGGCGGGGAAGGACGACCGTTGAAGGCACAATCAATGGTCATCCTTTCCGGGCAACCCTGGAACCCGATGGTCAGCTGAGCCATTGGCTGAAGGTCGGTCGCGATTTACTTGACGCGGCCGGTGTGGCCGTTGGCGATATCGTTACCCTCGAACTGATCCCGGTGAAGAAGGAGCCCGAACCTGACATTCCGGCAGATTTCCAGGAAGCCCTGGCAACGATGCCCGAGGCTCAAAAGGTCTGGAACACTACGACGACCCTTGCGCGGGTGGACTGGATCCACTGGATTACTTCAGCCAAGCAACTCAGGACACGCGAAAAGCGCATTGGTGATGCCTGCGACATGCTTGCGACCGGCAAGAAGCAGGTGTGCTGTTTCGACACGTCGGGGTATTACAGCAAAGCTTTCCGGGCGCCCGAGGCAGAAAATTGA
- a CDS encoding thermostable hemolysin codes for MSQIQWSSLLPLAIGSHTDHHAHLSLHRAGDTSRADLEHFIHQRFATAHHADVQHYLPELLALHDSHGRLVAAAGVRLANEGPLFLERYLEQPLETEVSRIAGTDLERTGMVEVGNLASLSAGSARIMIIAVTWLLAARGLQWVAFTGAATLINSFQRLGLVPTVLAPANPERLQGQVDRWGTYYDQRPQVYAGNIGYGFNALTQAGVFQRLGFPVLVEETGHAA; via the coding sequence ATGAGTCAGATTCAATGGAGCAGCCTGCTCCCTTTAGCGATCGGTAGCCATACCGACCATCATGCGCACTTGTCGCTGCACCGGGCAGGGGACACCTCCCGTGCAGACCTGGAACACTTCATCCACCAGCGCTTCGCCACGGCGCACCATGCCGATGTACAACATTACCTGCCGGAGCTGCTGGCGCTGCATGACAGCCATGGGCGGCTGGTCGCGGCGGCCGGTGTGCGCCTGGCGAATGAGGGCCCGCTGTTCCTCGAGCGTTATCTGGAACAGCCGCTTGAAACGGAAGTGTCCCGAATAGCCGGCACTGACCTTGAGCGAACCGGTATGGTCGAGGTCGGCAACCTGGCATCACTCAGCGCCGGTAGCGCGCGCATCATGATCATCGCCGTCACGTGGTTGCTGGCTGCGCGAGGCCTGCAGTGGGTAGCGTTTACCGGGGCCGCGACATTGATCAACAGCTTCCAGCGGTTGGGGCTGGTGCCCACGGTATTGGCGCCGGCCAATCCCGAGCGCCTTCAAGGCCAAGTCGATCGATGGGGGACTTACTACGACCAGCGCCCCCAGGTATATGCCGGAAACATTGGTTACGGCTTCAACGCCCTGACCCAGGCGGGCGTGTTCCAGCGGCTGGGCTTTCCTGTGCTCGTCGAGGAGACCGGACATGCCGCGTGA
- a CDS encoding AMP-binding protein, which translates to MPRELDRFHERLSAYARDHAGAVAVQGQTRRYTYQQLLGEVGLRAHALRRQPAGALVLALDNGPELLFWDLAALFAERPCVIVPSFFSTAQFAHCIAQSGASTVLCAAQWTPQLAREGFAQHGEFWVREGSTGVELPVGTAKITYTSGSTASPKGVCLGAEAMLRVARELEAASRPTEPQRYLAVLPLGVLLENLGVYAALMAGACVQLYPQQQLGMGGASQVDFKRLLGAIALSGAQSLILVPQLLMGLVTAIERGLMRVGPLRFVAVGGARVSPSLLARAEAVGLPVFEGYGLSECASVVALNRPGAVRPGSVGKPLPHVQVRIAEDGEVLVAGSILLGYLEDAPVTQQWWATGDLGHLDDDGYLYLDGRKKHQFITSFGRNVNPEWVEAELSQSGVIAQAFVHGEALPSNLALLWPFDPTASDEVIEQAVQQCNAQLPDYARVHAWRRLPTPLNPLDGTLTANGRLRREAILQRYHALLSDISL; encoded by the coding sequence ATGCCGCGTGAACTGGATCGTTTCCATGAGCGGTTGTCAGCCTATGCACGTGATCATGCTGGAGCAGTGGCGGTGCAGGGGCAGACCCGACGCTACACCTATCAGCAGTTGCTCGGTGAGGTAGGCCTGCGCGCCCATGCCCTGCGTCGGCAACCGGCAGGTGCATTGGTATTGGCCCTGGACAACGGCCCTGAGCTGCTGTTCTGGGATTTGGCCGCCTTGTTCGCCGAGCGCCCCTGCGTGATCGTGCCGTCGTTCTTCAGTACGGCGCAGTTCGCCCACTGCATCGCCCAGAGCGGCGCATCAACCGTATTGTGCGCGGCGCAGTGGACGCCGCAGCTGGCGCGGGAAGGTTTTGCCCAGCATGGCGAGTTCTGGGTGCGCGAGGGCTCGACGGGCGTTGAGTTGCCTGTTGGCACGGCCAAGATCACCTACACCTCTGGTAGCACCGCAAGCCCCAAGGGCGTGTGCCTGGGCGCTGAGGCCATGCTGCGTGTAGCACGTGAACTGGAGGCCGCCAGCCGGCCCACCGAACCACAGCGGTACCTGGCGGTACTGCCTCTGGGTGTATTGCTGGAGAACCTGGGTGTATACGCCGCGCTGATGGCGGGTGCGTGCGTGCAGCTTTATCCGCAACAACAGTTGGGCATGGGGGGCGCAAGCCAGGTGGATTTCAAGCGCTTGCTGGGTGCTATTGCCCTCAGCGGCGCCCAGAGCCTGATCCTTGTGCCACAACTGTTGATGGGGCTGGTCACGGCAATCGAGCGCGGGCTGATGCGCGTTGGCCCGTTGCGTTTCGTGGCGGTGGGCGGTGCCCGGGTATCGCCAAGCCTGCTGGCACGGGCCGAGGCGGTTGGTCTACCGGTGTTCGAAGGCTACGGTCTGTCCGAATGTGCTTCGGTGGTGGCACTGAACCGCCCCGGGGCCGTTCGCCCTGGCAGCGTCGGCAAGCCGTTGCCCCATGTGCAAGTGCGCATTGCCGAGGACGGCGAGGTGCTGGTGGCCGGCTCGATATTGCTGGGCTATCTGGAGGACGCCCCTGTTACCCAGCAGTGGTGGGCGACGGGCGATCTCGGCCACCTCGACGACGACGGCTACCTGTACCTCGATGGCCGCAAGAAACACCAGTTCATCACCAGTTTCGGGCGCAACGTCAACCCGGAATGGGTAGAAGCCGAACTCAGTCAGAGTGGTGTCATCGCCCAGGCGTTCGTGCATGGCGAGGCCTTGCCAAGCAACCTGGCATTGCTCTGGCCATTCGATCCCACCGCCAGCGATGAGGTTATCGAGCAGGCCGTGCAGCAGTGCAACGCACAATTGCCTGATTACGCCCGGGTGCATGCCTGGCGCCGCTTACCGACCCCCCTAAACCCTCTGGATGGAACCCTGACAGCCAATGGACGCCTGCGGCGCGAGGCGATCCTGCAGCGCTACCACGCCCTGTTATCCGACATCTCGTTGTGA
- a CDS encoding TenA family transcriptional regulator produces the protein MSFFDTLQTQTAQERQALFAVPVIREALAGQVSLDSYIAFLTQAYHHVRHTVPLMMACGARLPSRLEWLRGAVCEYIDEEYGHEQWILNDIKACGGDWEAVRDGRPVRSIELMVAYLYDLIARGNPVGLFGMVNVLEGTSIALATQAAGTIQSTLALPDQAFSYLSSHGALDQDHMVTYKQLMDRLDDGADQQAVIHAAKVVFHLYTEMFQGLPRAGQLEVRHALA, from the coding sequence ATGTCCTTTTTCGACACCCTGCAAACACAAACGGCCCAGGAACGGCAGGCTTTGTTCGCCGTACCGGTGATCCGTGAAGCCTTGGCCGGCCAGGTCAGCCTGGACAGTTACATTGCCTTCCTGACCCAGGCCTACCACCATGTCCGCCACACGGTTCCGCTGATGATGGCTTGTGGCGCGCGCTTGCCGTCGCGGCTGGAGTGGCTGCGCGGCGCGGTGTGCGAATACATCGATGAGGAGTACGGCCATGAGCAGTGGATTCTCAACGACATCAAAGCCTGTGGTGGTGATTGGGAGGCGGTGCGTGATGGTCGTCCGGTGCGGTCGATCGAACTGATGGTCGCCTACCTCTACGACTTGATCGCCCGCGGCAACCCGGTCGGGCTCTTCGGTATGGTCAACGTGCTCGAAGGCACCAGCATTGCCCTGGCCACCCAAGCGGCGGGCACTATCCAGAGCACGCTGGCCCTGCCTGATCAGGCGTTCAGCTACCTGAGCTCCCATGGTGCGCTGGACCAGGACCACATGGTGACCTACAAGCAACTGATGGACCGCCTCGATGATGGCGCGGACCAACAGGCCGTCATCCATGCGGCGAAGGTCGTCTTCCACTTGTACACCGAGATGTTCCAGGGTTTGCCGCGCGCGGGTCAGCTAGAGGTGCGCCATGCGCTTGCCTGA
- a CDS encoding SDR family oxidoreductase: MRLPESVVILTGASGGIGLELAEQLCAAGAQVLAVSRHMGKLAGLMNRYPDRLRWQEADLRSQVGRDLVVGRAREMGAVNVLINAAGVNRFALLDQLDEHALDELLDINLKAPLQLTRACLPLLRAQSKALVVNVGSTYGSIGYPGYATYCASKFALRGFSEALRRELADTTVNVLYAAPRATRTAMNSTAATALNQALKVGMDDPADVARAVLEAVQSERSELYLGWPEKLFVRINGMLPGVVDRALRKQLPVIRRYIGSHTKESIK, encoded by the coding sequence ATGCGCTTGCCTGAATCCGTGGTGATCCTCACCGGCGCCAGTGGCGGCATTGGCCTGGAGTTGGCCGAGCAGTTGTGCGCTGCCGGTGCCCAGGTGCTGGCCGTCAGCCGGCATATGGGGAAGCTGGCAGGCCTGATGAATCGATACCCGGATCGTTTACGTTGGCAAGAGGCAGACTTGCGCAGCCAGGTAGGGCGCGACCTCGTGGTCGGCCGCGCTCGCGAGATGGGCGCGGTGAACGTGCTGATCAACGCGGCCGGCGTCAATCGCTTTGCCTTGCTCGACCAGTTGGACGAGCACGCGCTCGACGAGTTGCTGGACATCAATCTGAAGGCCCCCTTGCAACTGACACGCGCCTGCCTGCCGCTGCTGCGTGCTCAGTCCAAGGCACTGGTGGTCAATGTGGGGTCCACCTATGGCTCGATCGGCTACCCTGGCTACGCCACCTACTGCGCCAGCAAGTTCGCCCTGCGCGGTTTCTCCGAGGCGCTGCGGCGAGAGCTGGCCGACACCACGGTAAATGTCCTGTATGCCGCCCCGCGGGCCACCCGCACGGCCATGAACAGCACGGCCGCGACAGCGCTCAACCAAGCGCTGAAAGTCGGCATGGACGACCCGGCGGATGTCGCCCGCGCAGTGCTAGAGGCTGTGCAATCGGAGCGCAGCGAGCTTTATCTCGGCTGGCCGGAAAAGCTCTTCGTGCGGATCAACGGCATGTTGCCAGGCGTGGTAGACCGGGCACTGCGCAAGCAGCTGCCTGTCATTCGCCGCTACATCGGCAGCCACACCAAGGAGTCGATCAAATGA
- a CDS encoding response regulator → MRLLLVEDDIALGEGICDGLRQEGYTLDWLRDGVSGLHALQHETFDLVILDLGLPRMDGIELLRRVRADGDSLPVLVLTARDALDDRISGLDAGADDYLVKPFDLNELKARLRALLRRSTGRAKVLIEHAGVSLDPATQQVRYNGMEIVLTPKEYLLLHELLAQPGKVFTRERLTQLLYGWDEEPESNTLEVNIYHLRKKLFNGLIRTVRGIGYLVEAKA, encoded by the coding sequence ATGCGGCTGCTGCTGGTTGAGGACGATATCGCACTGGGTGAAGGGATTTGTGACGGCTTGCGCCAGGAGGGCTACACCCTCGACTGGCTGCGCGACGGTGTCAGCGGCCTGCATGCCCTGCAGCATGAAACCTTCGATCTGGTGATTCTGGACCTTGGATTGCCGCGCATGGATGGCATCGAACTGCTACGGCGGGTACGCGCCGACGGCGACAGCCTGCCGGTGCTGGTTTTGACCGCACGGGATGCGCTGGACGACCGCATCAGCGGCCTCGATGCCGGCGCCGACGATTACTTGGTGAAGCCCTTCGATCTCAACGAGCTCAAGGCACGCCTGCGCGCCTTGCTGCGGCGCAGCACGGGACGCGCCAAGGTACTGATCGAACATGCCGGGGTCAGTCTCGACCCTGCTACCCAGCAAGTGCGCTACAACGGCATGGAAATCGTGCTGACCCCGAAGGAATACCTGCTGTTGCACGAGTTGTTGGCGCAACCCGGCAAGGTATTCACCCGTGAGCGCCTGACCCAGCTGCTGTATGGCTGGGACGAAGAGCCCGAGAGCAATACGCTGGAGGTGAACATCTACCACCTTCGCAAAAAGCTGTTCAACGGTTTGATCCGCACGGTGCGCGGTATCGGCTACCTGGTCGAGGCCAAGGCATGA